The DNA segment CAGCACGAAACCAATCTCGTGTGAAATCTCCGCAACTGACATATCCATGTTATCCTCGCCATTAATAAAGATCTTTCCGCTAGTTGGGCGTAGAAGGCCTGTGATATTTTTCAGGAGGGTGGATTTACCCGAACCATTCTGTCCAATGATGGCAACAAACTCACCGCGCTTAATGTCCAGGCTGACATCCTTCAGCGCCTCCACGCCGCTGGCGTAGGTAAATGACAGATGATCAATCTTTAGAACTGTTTCACTCACGAGAAGGTCTCCTTATTCTTAAACTACTGATAGATGGCTTGTTCTGCTTCATCCAGCATGATGGGGTGCAGTGACATAGGCAACCCCTTTTCTCTCATTCG comes from the Candidatus Hydrogenedentota bacterium genome and includes:
- a CDS encoding ATP-binding cassette domain-containing protein — its product is MSETVLKIDHLSFTYASGVEALKDVSLDIKRGEFVAIIGQNGSGKSTLLKNITGLLRPTSGKIFINGEDNMDMSVAEISHEIGFVL